In the genome of Quercus robur chromosome 3, dhQueRobu3.1, whole genome shotgun sequence, one region contains:
- the LOC126719531 gene encoding RING-H2 finger protein ATL39-like yields the protein MEPCQNNIAFDHNAPCPRPDSYNNESGILVFAFIMLVLFYWYVCHVWLIIRRIFPETQSTDDHGHGRLNRLPANSSEGQDPTAKRAGRGEGLDLYANLYQIDSCAICLTEFEENNGEDEAEAMKVKVIPFCKHVFHPDCLDTWLSAHSTCPICGSKIDDQGVNKEKIMCEGEYQLSMQGVMSTTKSSSGDQTYMTMTVGNVHDHVCIEIHDHI from the coding sequence ATGGAACCTTGTCAAAACAACATAGCCTTCGACCATAACGCACCATGTCCACGTCCGGACAGCTACAACAACGAAAGTGGAATTTTGGTTTTCGCTTTTATTATGCtggtattattttattggtacGTGTGTCACGTTTGGTTAATAATCCGCAGAATATTTCCGGAGACTCAGAGTACTGATGATCATGGCCATGGCCGACTCAACAGATTGCCTGCCAATTCTTCTGAAGGACAGGATCCCACCGCCAAACGTGCTGGCCGTGGGGAAGGACTCGACCTCTACGCAAATTTGTACCAAATTGACAGCTGCGCTATTTGTCTCACTGAGTTCGAGGAGAACAATGgcgaggatgaggccgaggccatgAAGGTGAAGGTGATTCCGTTTTGTAAGCACGTCTTTCATCCTGATTGCCTTGACACTTGGCTCTCGGCGCATAGTACCTGCCCTATTTGTGGATCCAAAATTGATGATCAGGGTGTGAATAAGGAGAAGATCATGTGTGAAGGCGAATATCAGCTGAGCATGCAGGGTGTGATGAGTACTACTAAGTCATCATCAGGTGATCAAACATA